From Armatimonadia bacterium, a single genomic window includes:
- a CDS encoding HD domain-containing protein — MGLLRNIRKGFLFLRPEQGLSPADLAPLGEYLSPEERSLFLEMDEPDQRHSLRVAEFCAQSLEAYPQVPRELMMKAALLHDVGKVGGQLGLVFRTLWVFGHRLVPWLLEAVARRSEHARPGTARHKMYIQMYHARVGVQKLKQIGTEPRVLEYILYTEEPRRPEDSLEKRIIMAADGDHVFSGPPSA, encoded by the coding sequence ATGGGTTTGCTGCGCAACATCCGCAAAGGCTTCCTCTTCCTGCGTCCGGAGCAGGGCCTGTCGCCTGCTGACTTGGCGCCGCTGGGTGAGTACCTTTCGCCGGAGGAGCGCTCCCTGTTCCTGGAGATGGACGAGCCCGATCAGCGCCATTCGCTGCGGGTCGCCGAGTTCTGTGCGCAGTCGCTCGAGGCCTATCCGCAGGTGCCTCGCGAGCTCATGATGAAGGCCGCCCTGCTGCATGATGTGGGCAAGGTCGGCGGGCAACTCGGACTGGTCTTCCGCACCCTCTGGGTCTTCGGTCACCGATTGGTTCCGTGGTTGCTGGAGGCCGTCGCTCGTCGCAGTGAGCATGCTCGTCCCGGTACGGCGCGTCACAAGATGTACATCCAGATGTATCACGCCCGCGTCGGGGTACAGAAGCTGAAGCAGATCGGAACTGAACCAAGAGTCCTTGAGTACATTCTATATACTGAAGAGCCGCGACGGCCGGAGGACTCCCTGGAGAAGCGAATCATCATGGCCGCGGACGGCGACCACGTCTTCAGCGGGCCTCCGTCGGCCTGA
- a CDS encoding nitroreductase family protein, with product MATHTIDETRCTRCGLCEMICGCWIYDRTDEGVVVDPDSEQLCVRCGHCMAICPTQAVQVEGMDYADFPELQPSPASPEALEALLKRRRSTRVFREEPVPREVLEKIAEAAATAPMGFPPSEVNLTVLSTREQVAKIVPASVKQFEELQQMTRNRLGRAAMRRMVGQRVYRMLTEHMLPFAGPGLALYHNDGTDFVTWGAPALMLFHADPDHLMGDTNCLLAATHGMLMAEALGVGNIMLGIAASAVQYTLDLKRELGIPPANEVFSALALGYAQCRFERTIRRPLKSVTWV from the coding sequence ATGGCAACCCACACGATCGACGAGACGCGGTGTACCCGCTGCGGGCTATGCGAGATGATCTGCGGCTGCTGGATCTACGACCGCACCGACGAGGGCGTGGTGGTCGACCCGGACAGCGAGCAGCTGTGCGTCCGCTGCGGGCACTGCATGGCGATCTGCCCGACCCAGGCCGTGCAGGTTGAGGGCATGGACTACGCCGACTTCCCGGAGCTTCAACCGTCACCTGCGAGCCCGGAAGCGCTGGAGGCCTTGCTGAAGCGCCGCCGGTCCACCAGGGTCTTCCGCGAGGAGCCCGTGCCGCGCGAAGTGTTGGAGAAGATCGCGGAGGCGGCGGCCACAGCTCCGATGGGGTTTCCGCCCAGCGAGGTGAATCTGACCGTTCTGAGCACTCGCGAGCAGGTGGCCAAGATCGTTCCGGCCTCGGTAAAGCAGTTCGAGGAGCTCCAGCAGATGACCCGCAACCGCCTCGGACGCGCGGCCATGCGGCGGATGGTTGGTCAGCGAGTATACCGCATGCTGACCGAGCACATGCTGCCCTTCGCCGGCCCCGGTCTGGCGCTGTATCACAATGACGGCACCGACTTCGTCACCTGGGGCGCACCGGCGCTGATGCTGTTTCACGCCGACCCCGATCACCTGATGGGTGACACGAACTGCCTCCTCGCGGCGACCCATGGGATGCTGATGGCCGAGGCTCTCGGCGTCGGCAACATCATGCTCGGCATTGCCGCGTCGGCCGTGCAATACACCCTCGACCTCAAGCGTGAACTGGGAATCCCGCCTGCCAACGAGGTCTTCTCGGCGCTGGCTTTGGGCTATGCGCAGTGCCGGTTCGAGCGCACGATCCGCCGCCCGCTCAAGAGCGTGACCTGGGTCTGA
- a CDS encoding sugar phosphate isomerase/epimerase produces the protein MSELIIGVQSYTYRNFGAVEAVSEAASVGLKAMEMWPGHISFESDAQLIADFKQAAKDKGIWICGYGVCGLEQLGDKMEPTFAFAADLGAKYVSINLGRENHEIANAAIAVAKQYKLKLGIHNHGPGAQFETAEQVLAICEGKDPLLGACCDTGHYMRSGQMPAHVIKTLGKRINSVHLKDFISEKEEVVPGTGNLNFAEALELLKTESAYEGAYVIEYEADPKNPNEGMRKTLEVLMAAVK, from the coding sequence ATGTCAGAACTCATCATCGGCGTCCAGTCCTACACCTACCGCAACTTCGGTGCGGTCGAGGCCGTGTCGGAGGCCGCCTCCGTGGGCCTCAAGGCCATGGAGATGTGGCCCGGTCATATCAGCTTCGAGAGCGACGCGCAGCTCATCGCCGACTTCAAGCAGGCCGCGAAGGACAAGGGCATCTGGATCTGCGGCTACGGTGTCTGCGGCCTCGAGCAACTGGGCGACAAGATGGAGCCGACCTTCGCCTTCGCCGCCGACCTGGGCGCGAAGTACGTCAGCATCAACCTTGGCCGCGAGAACCATGAGATCGCCAACGCTGCCATCGCCGTCGCCAAGCAGTACAAGCTCAAGCTGGGCATCCACAACCACGGACCCGGTGCGCAGTTCGAGACCGCCGAGCAAGTCCTGGCCATCTGCGAGGGCAAGGACCCGCTGCTGGGCGCCTGCTGCGACACCGGTCACTACATGCGGTCCGGCCAGATGCCCGCTCATGTGATCAAGACCCTGGGCAAGCGCATCAACTCCGTGCACCTGAAGGACTTCATCTCGGAGAAGGAAGAGGTCGTGCCCGGCACCGGCAACCTGAACTTCGCCGAGGCCCTGGAATTGCTGAAGACTGAGTCGGCCTACGAGGGCGCCTATGTGATCGAGTACGAGGCCGACCCGAAGAACCCCAACGAGGGCATGAGGAAGACTCTTGAGGTTCTGATGGCTGCAGTCAAGTAG